Proteins co-encoded in one Cercospora beticola chromosome 7, complete sequence genomic window:
- a CDS encoding uncharacterized protein (BUSCO:EOG092655M5) — protein sequence MSERKVLTKYYPPDFDPSKLERKRGPKQTGPKVQTVRLMAPFSMKCTSCGEFIYKGRKFNARKETTEEKYYAITIFRFYIRCTRCSAEITFKTDPKNMDYTCERGAKRNFEPWREAKLAEETEEERLDRIAEEEENRDAMKELEKKTLDAKTEMAIADALDDVRHRNAARERVGKDGISTVAAPKVDEEAERIERELEEQARMAFQSSTGERVRRLGEDDLDGEASSAASGSVDADRAAMPPPALPTFQRTAKPKKDLGSALGIKKGILKKPAAPTPAPEPVSKPVAPQPDPLMDRPVTANDLPGKHVELGVGLSLVDYGSDSDSD from the coding sequence ATGTCTGAACGAAAGGTGCTCACCAAATACTACCCACCCGACTTCGACCCCTCCAAGCTCGAACGAAAGCGAGGGCCGAAGCAGACTGGTCCAAAAGTACAGACAGTGCGCTTGATGGCTCCGTTCAGCATGAAATGTACCTCATGTGGCGAATTCATCTACAAGGGTCGAAAGTTCAACGCTCGGAAAGAGACGACCGAAGAGAAATACTATGCGATCACCATCTTTCGATTCTATATCCGATGTACGCGATGCTCTGCCGAGATCACATTCAAGACCGACCCCAAAAATATGGACTATACGTGTGAGAGGGGCGCGAAGCGGAATTTTGAGCCTTGGCGAGAGGCGAAGCTGGCAGAGGagacggaggaggagaggttgGATCGCAttgcagaagaggaagagaatcGCGACGCCATgaaggagctggagaagaagacgttAGATGCGAAGACAGAAATGGCCATCGCAGATGCGCTGGACGATGTCAGGCACCGAAATGCGGCGCGAGAAAGGGTGGGCAAGGATGGCATCAGCACAGTCGCTGCGCCAAAGGTTGACGAGGAAGCTGAGAGGATAGAAAGGGAGCTGGAAGAACAAGCCAGGATGGCTTTCCAAAGCAGCACGGGCGAGAGGGTGAGGAGATTGGGAGAGGATGATTTAGACGGAGAGGCATCCTCAGCTGCCAGTGGAAGTGTTGACGCTGATCGCGCAGCAATGCCACCCCCTGCTCTACCCACATTTCAGCGGACCgcaaagccaaagaaggaTCTTGGAAGTGCCCTCGGAATCAAGAAGGGCATATTGAAGAAGCCAGCTGCGCCCACGCCCGCTCCTGAGCCAGTATCGAAGCCAGTGGCCCCGCAACCGGACCCGCTGATGGACCGACCGGTAACTGCGAACGATCTGCCCGGGAAGCATGTCGAGCTGGGCGTGGGACTGTCGCTCGTCGACTATGGCTCTGACTCCGATTCCGACTGA
- a CDS encoding uncharacterized protein (BUSCO:EOG09260S5R), which produces MEAYLRSWREDALHRHQFDTAIFAGDKLLALTDSDEDAYALAQIHFSAGNYTRALAFLSRSELLQRLPASRYLAAHCYIHQGRHDEALSLLGEKNPAHLATTADAQRRKLQHVGNGLASKQHSKSKLPSRTDRVDRSAERDLEDANSLRYEAGMCYLRGLCYAKQNAFDRAKECYKDAVRIDVQCFEAFDQLVKNSLMSPGEEWDFLDSLNFDSIHAEPGDGAAAEAADFTRNLYSTRLSKYARPDEFDAAIETLSTHYKLSQNPDILLAKAEKLFTASRFQAAVDLTNQILETDPYNFACIPLHLSLLAQLNHTNALFAISHELADTHPNEPCTWLAVGTYYLNTNRIPEARSYFSKASLMDPHFGAAWIGFAHTFAAEGESDQAIAAYSTAARLFQGTHLPQLYLGMQEIALGNLAIAREYLTAAFGLCQRDPLLINEIGVCCYMEGEFDSAIDHFNLALQISIDNEAPQNQYTSTRLNLAHALRKAERFHEALEQFEEVIRLGLRDAAVFSSKGLVLLELEDAFQATVSLHEALAISPQDPIATDLLNRALRQMENQGVLGGADEEMWDQGIATKVHQLRAGRSAGSRRRRVIRQPEDSMELDGASSSRVSGS; this is translated from the exons ATGGAAGCGTATCTGCGCAGCTGGCGAGAAGATGCTCTGCATCGACACCAATTCGATACGGCAATCTTCGCTGGCGACAAATTGCTGGCACTGACGG ACTCGGACGAAGACGCCTACGCTCTGGCCCAAATACACTTCTCCGCCGGAAACTACACACGCGCTCTCGCCTTTCTGTCGCGATccgagctgctgcaacgaCTACCTGCCTCACGATACCTCGCAGCACACTGCTACATCCACCAAGGGAGACATGACGAGGCCTTGTCACTGCTAGGGGAGAAGAATCCGGCACACTTGGCGACAACCGCAGATGCCCAGCGCAGAAAGCTGCAGCATGTCGGCAATGGTCTAGCTTCGAAACAACATTCCAAGTCCAAGCTGCCGAGTCGAACGGATCGAGTCGACCGCAGCGCAGAACGGGATCTGGAAGATGCAAACTCGCTGCGGTATGAGGCTGGCATGTGCTATCTACGAGGGTTATGCTATGCGAAGCAGAATGCATTCGATCGCGCAAAGGAATGCTACAAGGACGCTGTACGGATAGACGTGCAATGCTTTGAGGCCTTCGACCAGCTGGTAAAGAATTCGCTCATGAGCCCCGGAGAGGAATGGGATTTCCTCGACAGCCTGAATTTCGACAGTATACATGCCGAGCCTGGAGACGGtgccgcagcagaagcagcagacttCACGAGGAATCTGTACTCAACGCGCTTGTCCAAGTATGCTCGGCCGGACGAATTCGATGCGGCGATCGAGACTTTATCAACGCACTACAAGCTGTCTCAGAATCCTGATATTCTGCTGGCGAAGGCCGAAAAGCTCTTCACCGCATCGCGATTCCAAGCTGCTGTCGACCTTACGAACCAAATACTGGAAACGGATCCATACAACTTCGCTTGCATACCCCTCCACCTGTCGCTTCTCGCCCAACTCAATCATACGAATGCGCTCTTTGCCATTTCGCATGAACTTGCAGACACGCATCCCAATGAGCCTTGCACATGGCTCGCTGTGGGTACCTACTACTTGAATACGAATCGAATACCCGAAGCACGATCATATTTCTCCAAGGCCAGTCTTATGGATCCGCACTTTGGAGCTGCTTGGATCGGCTTCGCGCATACATTCGCTGCGGAGGGAGAGAGTGACCAAGCGATTGCCGCGTACAGTACTGCTGCGCGGTTGTTCCAAGGCACACATCTTCCTCAGCTATACCTTGGAATGCAGGAAATAGCTCTTGGAAATCTGGCGATAGCGCGGGAATACTTAACGGCAGCGTTCGGATTATGCCAAAGGGATCCTCTTCTCATCAACGAAATTGGTGTTTGCTGCTACATGGAGGGCGAATTCGATAGCGCCATTGACCATTTCAACCTCGCCCTGCAGATCTCGATCGACAATGAAGCACCACAAAATCAGTACACGAGTACGCGCCTTAACCTGGCACACGCATTACGAAAGGCTGAACGATTCCACGAAGCTCTTGAGCAATTTGAAGAAGTGATCCGTCTAGGTCTACGAGATGCGGCCGTGTTTTCCAGCAAAGGATTAGTTCTCCTCGAATTGGAGGATGCATTTCAGGCCACAGTATCACTGCACGAAGCTCTCGCCATCTCACCGCAAGACCCTATTGCTACGGATCTCCTTAACAGGGCGCTCCGACAAATGGAAAACCAAGGAGTGTTGGGCGGAGCGGACGAAGAGATGTGGGATCAAGGCATTGCGACCAAAGTTCACCAACTGCGAGCTGGGCGAAGTGCGGGCTCAAGAAGACGGAGGGTCATACGGCAGCCCGAAGACAGCATGGAGCTGGATGGTGCAAGCAGTAGCCGAGTTTCGGGTTCATAG